In Oncorhynchus gorbuscha isolate QuinsamMale2020 ecotype Even-year unplaced genomic scaffold, OgorEven_v1.0 Un_scaffold_12320, whole genome shotgun sequence, a single window of DNA contains:
- the LOC124030523 gene encoding retinal-specific phospholipid-transporting ATPase ABCA4-like, giving the protein SLRGTAPRKDLLKVVYPSNLQLFERNSTKYLLKVVYLSNLQLFERNSTKEGPSEGGLPSNLQLFERKSTKEGPSEGGLPLFERNSTKDLLKIVYPLFRAGGPSSFSQLMSIVSALFCGYPDGEGSRVLSFNWYEDNNYKVFLGVNGSKNHDYVYDMTTTPFCNDLMQTLESNPVTKIVWSSVKPLFMGKILYAPDSPAIRLILKSANTTFEELERLMTMGKAWEEVGPQIWRFFNAGIQINMIRDTIRNPTVADLIDRSMEDTEFSSKDILNFLYNGLEEDREETMPSFDWRNVFNLTDQAVRMFNQYGE; this is encoded by the exons CTCTTTGAGAGGAACAGCACCAAGGAAGGACCTTCTGAAGGTGGTCTACCCGTCTAACCTCCAGCTCTTTGAGAGGAACAGCACCAAGTACCTTCTGAAGGTGGTCTACCTGTCTAACCTCCAGCTCTTTGAGAGGAACAGCACCAAGGAAGGACCTTCTGAAGGTGGTCTACCGTCTAACCTCCAGCTCTTTGAGAGGAAGAGCACCAAGGAAGGACCTTCTGAAGGTGGTCTACCT ctCTTTGAGAGAAACAGTACCAAGGACCTTCTGAAGATTGTCTATCCGTTGTTCCGGGCTGGTGGTCCCAGCTCCTTTAGCCAGCTGATGAGTATTGTGTCTGCCCTGTTCTGTGGGTACCCAGACGGAGAGGGATCCAGGGTCCTCTCCTTCAACTGGTACGAAGACAACAACTACAAGGTGTTCCTGGGGGTGAATGGATCCAAGAACCACGACTATGTCTACGACATGACAACCA CTCCGTTCTGTAACGACCTGATGCAGACTCTGGAGTCTAACCCGGTCACTAAGATCGTCTGGAGTTCAGTCAAGCCTCTCTTCATGGGGAAGATCCTCTACGCTCCAGACTCCCCAGCCATCAGACTGATACTAAAGAGT GCCAACACTACGTTTGAGGAGCTGGAGCGTCTGATGACCATGGGAAAGGCCTGGGAGGAGGTGGGACCTCAAATCTGGAGGTTCTTCAACGCTGGCATACAGATAAACATGATCAGG GACACCATCAGAAACCCCACGGTAGCAGACCTAATAGACAGGAGTATGGAGGACACTGAGTTCTCCTCTAAAGACATCCTCAACTTCCTGTACAACGGgttggaggaggacagagaagagaccaTGCCCAGCTTCGACTGGAGGAACGTCTTCAACCTCACAGACCAGGCCGTCCGCATGTTCAACCAGTACGGAGAG